A portion of the Rhodanobacter sp. AS-Z3 genome contains these proteins:
- the hppD gene encoding 4-hydroxyphenylpyruvate dioxygenase, giving the protein MNAQPNLGMQVTTFENPMGIDGFEFVEFAAPAGRASELHELFKRMGFSAVLKHKTRAITVYRQNGVNLLVNEDPDSFAADFAAKHGPSACGFAIRFRKPSSDVLATVLGNGGEAIDHKEASKAVAIPVIKGIGDCMLYLVDRYGSAGTVYDADYAPIEGAEQNPTGFGLTFIDHLTHNLYFGNMAKWSDYYEKLFNFREIRYFDIKGAKTGLVSKAMTAPDGVVRIPLNESNDPKSQINEYLDAYQGEGIQHIACFTDDIYATVEKMRAAGVEFLDTPDSYFDVIDLRIPNHGEDVARLAKNKILIDADLETKKRLLLQIFTQNAIGPIFFEIIQRKGNEGFGEGNFQALFESIERDQMKRGFL; this is encoded by the coding sequence ATGAACGCCCAGCCCAATCTTGGCATGCAGGTCACCACCTTCGAAAACCCGATGGGTATTGATGGTTTCGAGTTCGTCGAATTCGCCGCTCCCGCAGGGCGCGCCAGCGAGCTGCATGAACTGTTCAAGCGGATGGGTTTCAGCGCCGTGCTGAAGCACAAGACGCGCGCGATCACGGTGTATCGCCAGAACGGCGTGAACTTGCTGGTCAACGAAGATCCCGATTCGTTCGCTGCCGATTTCGCTGCCAAGCACGGCCCCAGCGCCTGCGGTTTCGCGATCCGTTTCAGGAAGCCGTCCAGCGATGTGCTGGCTACCGTGCTTGGCAACGGTGGCGAGGCGATCGATCACAAGGAAGCCAGCAAGGCGGTTGCCATTCCGGTGATCAAGGGCATCGGCGATTGCATGCTGTATCTGGTCGACCGCTACGGTAGTGCCGGCACTGTGTATGACGCCGACTACGCGCCGATCGAAGGCGCCGAGCAGAATCCGACCGGTTTCGGCCTCACCTTCATCGATCACCTGACCCATAACCTGTACTTCGGCAATATGGCGAAGTGGTCGGATTACTACGAGAAGCTGTTCAACTTCCGCGAAATCCGTTACTTCGACATCAAGGGCGCCAAGACCGGTCTGGTGTCCAAGGCGATGACCGCGCCGGATGGCGTCGTGCGCATTCCGCTGAACGAGTCGAACGACCCGAAGAGCCAGATCAACGAATACCTCGATGCCTACCAGGGCGAGGGCATTCAGCACATCGCCTGCTTCACCGACGACATCTACGCCACGGTGGAAAAGATGCGCGCAGCCGGCGTGGAATTCCTCGACACGCCGGACTCCTACTTCGACGTGATCGATCTGCGCATTCCGAACCACGGCGAGGATGTAGCGCGGCTGGCGAAAAACAAGATCCTGATCGACGCCGACCTGGAAACGAAGAAGCGGCTGCTGCTGCAGATCTTCACCCAGAACGCCATCGGTCCGATCTTCTTCGAGATCATCCAGCGCAAGGGCAACGAAGGTTTCGGTGAAGGCAATTTCCAGGCGCTGTTCGAGTCGATCGAGCGCGACCAGATGAAGCGCGGTTTCCTCTAA
- a CDS encoding MarR family transcriptional regulator, translating into MSANRKSAPTSAEHAPLQLEHFLPYRLSILSNTISQTIADDYQRRYDLSVTEWRVMAVLARFEGLSAREVAERTAMDKVAVSRALARLVEAGRVDRATHDNDKRRSVLSLSNAGWAIHDEVAPMARSREREVLAKLDADEQVWLNRILDKLQK; encoded by the coding sequence ATGTCCGCCAACCGCAAGTCTGCCCCCACCTCGGCCGAACACGCGCCGCTGCAACTGGAACACTTCCTGCCTTATCGGCTGTCGATCCTGTCCAACACGATCAGCCAGACGATTGCCGATGACTACCAGCGCCGCTACGACCTGTCCGTGACCGAGTGGCGAGTGATGGCCGTGCTGGCCCGCTTCGAAGGGCTCTCGGCACGCGAAGTGGCCGAACGCACCGCGATGGATAAAGTGGCGGTAAGCCGGGCGCTGGCCCGGCTGGTCGAGGCTGGTCGCGTTGATCGGGCTACCCACGACAACGACAAGCGCCGCTCGGTACTCAGCCTGAGCAATGCTGGCTGGGCGATCCACGATGAAGTTGCGCCGATGGCGCGTTCACGCGAGCGCGAGGTGTTGGCGAAGCTCGATGCCGATGAACAGGTCTGGCTTAACCGAATTCTGGACAAACTGCAGAAATGA
- a CDS encoding oligopeptide:H+ symporter, whose protein sequence is MNTSTTAATPGPDFPQTMGHPRPLWMLFMTEFWERFAFYGIRWALVLYIVSEFYGGSPTGEQSAGFTYGAYLALVYAAAIFGGYVADKIIGYQRSILLGAVIMSAGLFMIAWPNQQIFMLGLATVIAGNGLFKPIISTMVGKLYAAADERRDSGFTIFYMGINLGAMVAPLLTGVLANRVFGTTAMPAYKYVFIASGIGMLLSFVWFWFGRRQLGAIGLPPASASNARMAMVVVGALAAIPGFYFLLSLGAEALAWPLGLLFVALSVLLLVEGIRDGAVARDRVIAMLIIFVFNVLFWCFFEQAGSSFTFLADKIVDRNLGGWEFPTAWFQSVNSVAIIVFAPILAWVWVRLGRANPSIPRKFGLGLIFNGLAFMLLWFALSQLVSDAGKIPFWTLVMVYVLQSVGELCLSPIGLSMVTKLAPARLVGFGMGGWFLSTGIGNNISGIFAGLISGTGGMTTGSALHGYTIGFWILAGGGVLLFLIAPLIAKLMHGVK, encoded by the coding sequence ATGAATACCAGCACGACCGCGGCCACGCCGGGGCCTGATTTTCCACAGACCATGGGGCATCCGCGCCCGCTGTGGATGCTGTTCATGACGGAGTTCTGGGAGCGCTTTGCGTTCTACGGCATCCGCTGGGCACTGGTGTTGTACATCGTGTCCGAGTTTTACGGTGGCAGCCCCACCGGTGAGCAGTCGGCCGGCTTCACTTACGGGGCCTATCTGGCGCTGGTCTACGCGGCGGCGATTTTTGGCGGCTACGTTGCAGACAAGATCATCGGTTACCAGCGATCGATCCTGCTTGGCGCGGTAATCATGTCTGCCGGCCTGTTCATGATTGCCTGGCCGAATCAGCAGATCTTCATGCTGGGTCTGGCCACGGTGATCGCCGGTAACGGACTGTTCAAACCGATCATCTCGACCATGGTGGGAAAGCTTTACGCTGCCGCGGACGAGCGCCGCGATTCGGGCTTCACCATTTTCTACATGGGCATCAACCTGGGTGCGATGGTGGCCCCGCTGCTTACCGGCGTACTGGCCAATCGCGTGTTCGGCACGACTGCGATGCCGGCGTACAAATATGTGTTCATCGCCTCCGGCATCGGCATGTTGCTGAGTTTTGTGTGGTTCTGGTTTGGTCGTCGCCAGCTCGGCGCTATCGGCCTGCCGCCGGCCAGTGCCAGCAACGCGCGCATGGCGATGGTGGTGGTCGGCGCCCTGGCGGCGATCCCCGGCTTTTACTTCCTGCTGTCGCTGGGTGCCGAGGCATTGGCATGGCCACTGGGGTTGCTGTTTGTGGCGCTTTCGGTGCTGCTGCTGGTCGAGGGCATTCGTGATGGCGCGGTGGCGCGTGACCGGGTGATCGCCATGTTGATCATCTTCGTGTTCAACGTGCTGTTCTGGTGCTTCTTCGAACAGGCCGGCAGCTCGTTCACCTTCCTCGCGGACAAGATCGTCGATCGCAACCTGGGTGGCTGGGAATTCCCCACGGCGTGGTTCCAGTCGGTCAACTCGGTGGCGATCATCGTGTTCGCGCCGATCCTGGCCTGGGTCTGGGTGCGGCTGGGACGGGCGAATCCGTCGATCCCGCGCAAGTTCGGTCTGGGCCTGATCTTCAACGGCCTGGCCTTCATGCTGTTGTGGTTTGCGCTGTCACAGTTGGTCAGCGATGCGGGCAAGATTCCGTTCTGGACCCTGGTGATGGTCTATGTGCTGCAGTCGGTGGGCGAGTTGTGTCTGTCGCCGATTGGCCTGTCGATGGTGACCAAGCTGGCGCCGGCGCGACTGGTCGGCTTTGGCATGGGTGGCTGGTTCCTGTCCACCGGCATCGGCAACAATATTTCGGGCATTTTCGCGGGCTTGATCAGCGGCACCGGCGGCATGACTACCGGCTCGGCGCTGCACGGTTACACCATCGGCTTCTGGATTCTGGCCGGCGGTGGCGTGCTGTTGTTCCTGATCGCTCCGTTGATTGCCAAGCTGATGCACGGGGTGAAGTGA
- a CDS encoding tryptophan 2,3-dioxygenase family protein, whose protein sequence is MSDNQRDLEAGIQTDLNGQITYGGYLHLDTLLSAQQPLSQPPHHDEMLFIVQHHVSELWMKLLIHELKAAVVHLQADDIDSCLKILARVKQVQRQLFEQWAVLETLTPSEYLEFRGVLGPSSGFQSLQYRQIEFLLGNKNADMLKVFAHDPSAQAELRAVLEAPSLYDEFLRYLVRRGHAVPAELIERDWTQAYHRNEALLPVLKRIYEQRAEFWPEYHMCEQLVDVEESFQLWRFRHMKTVERIIGHRRGTGGSSGVSFLKKALDLEFFPELLDVRTVLGS, encoded by the coding sequence ATGAGCGATAACCAGCGCGATCTTGAAGCCGGCATCCAGACTGATCTCAACGGTCAGATCACCTACGGCGGCTACCTGCACCTGGATACCCTGCTGTCGGCGCAGCAGCCGTTGAGCCAGCCACCGCATCACGACGAGATGCTGTTCATCGTGCAGCACCATGTCTCCGAATTGTGGATGAAGTTGCTGATCCACGAGTTGAAGGCGGCGGTGGTGCACTTGCAGGCCGACGACATCGACTCCTGTCTGAAGATTCTGGCGCGGGTGAAGCAGGTGCAGCGCCAGTTGTTCGAGCAGTGGGCGGTGCTGGAAACACTGACGCCGTCGGAATACCTCGAATTTCGCGGCGTGCTGGGGCCGTCGTCGGGCTTCCAGTCGTTGCAATATCGCCAGATCGAATTCCTGCTTGGCAACAAGAATGCCGACATGCTCAAGGTGTTCGCGCACGATCCCTCGGCACAGGCCGAGCTGCGCGCGGTGCTGGAAGCGCCCAGCCTGTACGACGAGTTCCTGCGTTATCTGGTGCGCCGTGGTCATGCCGTGCCGGCCGAACTGATCGAGCGCGACTGGACCCAGGCGTATCACCGCAATGAGGCGTTGTTGCCGGTACTCAAGCGCATCTATGAGCAGCGCGCTGAGTTCTGGCCCGAGTACCACATGTGCGAACAGCTGGTGGATGTAGAGGAAAGTTTCCAGTTATGGCGCTTTCGCCACATGAAGACGGTGGAGCGGATCATCGGTCATCGGCGTGGCACTGGCGGATCTTCGGGGGTGAGCTTCCTGAAAAAGGCACTCGATCTGGAGTTCTTCCCCGAGTTGCTGGATGTGCGCACGGTATTGGGCAGCTGA
- the pdhA gene encoding pyruvate dehydrogenase (acetyl-transferring) E1 component subunit alpha: MTIAAKFEIEYLQYLDAEGKQVRDDLPEFANDLEHMVKLYKLMMSTRIFDAKSIALQRTGKLGTYASCLGHEAAHVGIGSAMRPEDVYAPSYREYGAQLYRGVQPREVYLYWGGDERGNDYQNEPARHDFAWSVPIATQCLHAAGTALAFKIRGEKRVAVCTIGDGGSSKGDFYGAINIAGAQNLPLVAVIVNNQWAISVPRKIQSGAPTLAQKGIAAGLFSIQVDGNDIIAVRKAMEDALDRARNGDGGSVLELVTYRLGDHTTADDARRYRGEQEVKDGWAKEPMVRLRNWLVAKGVWDDAKEEAWKLECDDWMDNEVNAYLETKTQPVTAMFDYIFAEVPADLAKQRDYVLSLEQKGH; encoded by the coding sequence GTGACCATCGCCGCCAAGTTTGAAATCGAATACCTGCAATACCTCGATGCCGAGGGCAAGCAAGTCCGTGACGATCTGCCCGAGTTTGCCAACGACCTCGAGCATATGGTCAAGCTGTACAAGCTGATGATGTCCACACGCATCTTCGACGCCAAGTCGATCGCGTTGCAGCGCACCGGCAAGCTGGGCACCTACGCCAGCTGTCTGGGCCACGAGGCCGCTCACGTCGGCATTGGCAGCGCCATGCGACCGGAAGACGTCTACGCGCCGAGCTATCGCGAGTACGGCGCGCAGCTGTATCGCGGCGTGCAGCCACGCGAGGTCTACCTGTACTGGGGCGGCGACGAGCGCGGCAACGACTACCAGAACGAACCGGCGCGGCATGACTTCGCCTGGTCGGTGCCGATTGCCACGCAGTGCCTGCATGCCGCCGGTACCGCGCTGGCATTCAAGATCCGCGGCGAAAAGCGTGTGGCCGTGTGCACCATCGGTGACGGCGGCTCATCCAAGGGCGACTTCTACGGCGCCATCAACATCGCCGGCGCGCAGAACCTGCCGCTGGTGGCGGTGATCGTCAACAACCAGTGGGCGATTTCGGTGCCGCGCAAGATCCAGTCCGGTGCACCGACGCTGGCACAGAAGGGTATTGCTGCCGGGTTGTTCTCGATCCAGGTCGACGGCAACGACATCATCGCCGTGCGCAAGGCGATGGAAGACGCACTGGACCGCGCACGCAATGGCGACGGTGGCAGCGTGCTGGAACTGGTCACTTATCGTCTGGGCGACCACACCACCGCCGATGATGCGCGCCGCTACCGCGGCGAGCAGGAAGTGAAGGACGGTTGGGCCAAAGAGCCGATGGTGCGCTTGCGCAACTGGCTGGTGGCCAAGGGCGTGTGGGATGACGCGAAGGAAGAAGCCTGGAAGCTCGAGTGCGACGACTGGATGGACAACGAGGTGAACGCCTACCTCGAAACCAAGACGCAGCCGGTCACGGCGATGTTCGATTACATCTTCGCCGAAGTCCCCGCCGATCTCGCCAAGCAGCGTGATTACGTCCTCTCGCTTGAACAGAAGGGTCATTGA
- a CDS encoding alpha-ketoacid dehydrogenase subunit beta, whose product MAQITLIEAVTQALAYEMAHDDSVVVLGEDVGVNGGVFRATQGLQEKFGELRVLDTPLDETTIAGVTVGLAVAGMKPVAEAQFEGFIYPMMEQIACHAARMRNRTRGRLTVPAVWRAPWGGGIRAPEHHSEANEHLFTNIPGLRVVMPSSPARAYGLLLAAIRDPDPVMFFEPKRIYRQYKEEVPDDGEALPLDVCFVLRDGTDVTLVSWGAQVKEALEAADELAEQGISAEVIDVATLTPLDFDTIAESVQKTGRCVIVHEAPKTAGFGAEIAARLAEECMYDLLAPVERVTGFDTHIPLFRLEMKYLPSVERVVDAAKRTLAVS is encoded by the coding sequence ATGGCACAAATCACTCTCATCGAAGCCGTCACCCAGGCACTCGCCTATGAAATGGCCCACGACGACAGCGTCGTCGTGCTGGGCGAAGACGTTGGCGTCAACGGCGGCGTGTTCCGCGCCACCCAGGGCCTGCAGGAAAAGTTCGGCGAACTGCGCGTGCTCGACACGCCGCTGGACGAAACCACGATTGCCGGCGTCACCGTCGGTCTGGCCGTGGCCGGCATGAAGCCGGTCGCCGAGGCACAGTTCGAAGGGTTCATCTACCCGATGATGGAACAGATCGCCTGCCACGCCGCCCGCATGCGCAACCGCACCCGCGGCCGGTTGACCGTGCCGGCGGTATGGCGCGCGCCATGGGGCGGTGGTATCCGCGCACCGGAGCATCATTCCGAAGCGAATGAACACCTGTTCACCAACATCCCCGGCTTGCGCGTGGTGATGCCGTCGTCGCCGGCACGCGCCTACGGCCTGCTGCTGGCCGCCATCCGCGATCCCGATCCGGTGATGTTCTTCGAACCCAAGCGCATCTATCGCCAGTACAAGGAAGAGGTGCCGGATGACGGCGAAGCCTTGCCGCTGGACGTCTGCTTCGTGCTGCGCGACGGCACCGATGTGACCCTGGTCAGCTGGGGCGCGCAGGTCAAGGAAGCCCTGGAAGCCGCCGATGAACTGGCCGAACAGGGCATCAGCGCCGAGGTGATCGACGTGGCCACGCTGACCCCGCTGGACTTCGACACCATCGCCGAATCGGTGCAGAAAACCGGCCGCTGCGTGATCGTGCACGAAGCGCCGAAGACCGCCGGTTTCGGTGCGGAAATCGCTGCGCGGCTGGCCGAGGAATGCATGTACGACCTGCTCGCCCCGGTCGAGCGAGTCACCGGTTTCGACACGCACATCCCGCTGTTCCGCCTGGAAATGAAATACCTGCCAAGCGTGGAGCGCGTCGTCGACGCCGCCAAGCGCACCTTGGCGGTCAGCTGA
- a CDS encoding dihydrolipoamide acetyltransferase family protein — protein MADIKTFYLPDLGEGLPDATVVEWHVKVGDSIKLDAPLCSMETAKAVVDVPSPYTGKVTKLHGAPGDIIETGAALAEFEPDPNAKQRAESQDTGHQHGSKKTEAAPAPAPAAAAADRADEGTVVGAMVSGNTVHVEQAASIGGVKAVPAVRALAKKLKIDLTRVRPSGADGVVTMKDVKDAAANGSAALGAAPAREVPASAGRHLAPELPQPGQAPQGQQRSPTSLAGKPVRTASPSQTASGQPEQLKGVRRNMARVMADAHAQIVPTTLVDDADLHAWIGKQDITARLIRAIVAACKAVPALNAWFDGKNLTRTMHPQVDIGIAVDTDDGLFVPALRNADMLDAAGIRTAIKRLRTQVEDRTIPASELSGHTISLSNFGMFAGRYATPVVVPPTVAIVGAGKLGHDVVAVMGGIEVHRRMPISLTFDHRAATGGEAARFLKALLDDLGLPN, from the coding sequence ATGGCTGATATCAAGACGTTCTACCTGCCCGACCTCGGCGAAGGCCTGCCCGACGCCACCGTCGTCGAATGGCACGTGAAGGTGGGCGACAGCATCAAGCTCGACGCACCGCTGTGCTCGATGGAGACCGCCAAGGCCGTCGTCGACGTGCCCTCGCCGTACACCGGCAAGGTCACCAAGCTGCATGGCGCACCCGGTGACATCATCGAGACCGGCGCTGCACTGGCCGAGTTCGAACCGGATCCGAACGCCAAGCAGCGCGCCGAGTCACAAGACACCGGTCACCAGCATGGCTCGAAGAAGACCGAAGCCGCGCCAGCACCCGCTCCCGCCGCTGCAGCGGCCGATCGTGCCGACGAGGGCACCGTGGTGGGTGCGATGGTCAGTGGCAACACCGTGCATGTCGAGCAGGCGGCCAGCATCGGCGGCGTGAAAGCCGTGCCCGCAGTGCGTGCACTGGCCAAAAAGCTGAAGATCGACCTGACCCGCGTGCGCCCCAGCGGCGCCGACGGCGTGGTCACCATGAAGGACGTCAAGGACGCCGCCGCGAATGGTTCGGCCGCACTGGGCGCCGCCCCGGCGCGTGAGGTACCTGCTTCCGCCGGCCGTCATCTCGCCCCGGAATTGCCGCAGCCCGGACAGGCCCCACAAGGTCAGCAGCGTTCACCGACCTCGCTAGCCGGCAAGCCGGTGCGCACCGCGTCGCCGTCGCAGACCGCGAGCGGCCAGCCGGAGCAGCTCAAGGGCGTGCGTCGCAACATGGCCCGGGTGATGGCCGACGCCCACGCGCAAATCGTGCCGACCACCCTGGTCGACGACGCCGACCTGCACGCCTGGATCGGCAAGCAGGACATCACCGCCCGCCTAATTCGCGCCATCGTCGCCGCCTGCAAGGCCGTGCCGGCGTTGAACGCCTGGTTCGACGGCAAGAACCTGACCCGCACCATGCATCCGCAAGTGGACATCGGCATCGCTGTGGACACCGACGACGGCCTGTTCGTGCCGGCGCTGCGCAATGCCGACATGCTCGACGCCGCCGGCATCCGCACCGCGATCAAGCGCCTGCGTACGCAGGTGGAAGACCGCACGATTCCCGCCTCCGAACTGTCAGGCCACACCATCAGCCTGAGCAACTTCGGCATGTTCGCCGGTCGTTACGCCACACCGGTGGTGGTACCGCCGACCGTCGCCATCGTCGGCGCCGGCAAGCTCGGTCACGACGTGGTCGCCGTGATGGGCGGCATCGAAGTGCATCGCCGCATGCCGATCAGCCTGACCTTCGATCACCGCGCCGCCACCGGCGGTGAAGCGGCGCGCTTCCTCAAGGCGCTGCTGGACGATCTGGGTCTGCCTAACTAA
- a CDS encoding DUF6348 family protein, with protein sequence MDSAALQKYLLRLFERHDVELEADEDGWLVTDGDFPAIRAEWHEGVAGEPGRLDVDVVLGEERRIEESFAGFGGGEAGCRDALQTFEQNVFHLVLAACWYVTDDRRMQITAWEIGVRTWDVFIGPFSVRGADISDMPADALAAIEAALKREALTPELHWLRLVHSHAEHGDSLCEALLDNELWTAGTLALNEVAWPRGGDYSARCFMLLDVRDY encoded by the coding sequence ATGGATAGTGCGGCGCTACAGAAATACTTGCTGCGGTTGTTCGAGCGGCATGACGTGGAACTGGAAGCCGATGAAGACGGCTGGCTGGTCACCGACGGCGACTTTCCCGCGATCCGTGCCGAGTGGCATGAAGGTGTTGCAGGCGAGCCCGGTCGGCTGGATGTCGACGTGGTGCTGGGCGAGGAGCGTCGCATCGAGGAAAGCTTCGCCGGCTTCGGTGGTGGTGAGGCCGGTTGTCGCGATGCATTGCAGACCTTCGAGCAGAACGTGTTTCACCTGGTGCTGGCTGCGTGCTGGTATGTCACCGACGATCGCCGCATGCAGATCACCGCGTGGGAGATTGGCGTGCGCACCTGGGACGTGTTCATCGGTCCGTTCAGCGTGCGTGGTGCGGATATTTCCGATATGCCGGCCGATGCGCTGGCGGCGATCGAAGCGGCGCTGAAACGCGAGGCGCTCACGCCCGAGTTGCACTGGCTACGGCTGGTGCATAGCCATGCCGAGCATGGCGATTCGCTTTGCGAGGCGCTGCTCGACAATGAACTGTGGACCGCGGGGACGCTGGCGTTGAATGAAGTGGCCTGGCCGCGTGGTGGCGACTACAGTGCCCGCTGTTTCATGCTGCTGGACGTGCGCGATTACTGA
- a CDS encoding M48 family metallopeptidase, producing the protein MLPLKYLQAYPAMLQDKVRDLIAQQRLGEHLAKRYPDRHDVQSDKALYAYVASLKQEHLKNAPGIDKVLYDSKLDVLRNALGLHTAISRVQGGKLKAKKEIRVASLFKAAAPEFLQMIVVHELAHLKEMDHNKAFYQLCTYMLPDYHQLEFDLRVYLTWRELPSTDNTTSQES; encoded by the coding sequence ATGCTTCCGCTCAAATACCTCCAGGCTTACCCCGCCATGCTGCAGGACAAGGTGCGCGATTTGATCGCGCAGCAACGTCTGGGCGAGCATTTGGCCAAGCGCTACCCCGATCGTCACGACGTGCAAAGTGACAAGGCGCTTTACGCATACGTGGCTTCGCTCAAGCAGGAGCACCTGAAGAATGCACCCGGCATCGACAAGGTGTTGTACGACAGCAAGCTCGATGTGTTGCGCAATGCGCTCGGTCTGCATACCGCCATTTCGCGCGTGCAGGGCGGCAAGCTGAAGGCGAAAAAGGAAATTCGTGTGGCCAGTCTATTCAAGGCCGCCGCGCCCGAATTCCTGCAGATGATCGTGGTGCACGAACTGGCGCACCTGAAAGAGATGGACCACAACAAGGCGTTCTACCAGTTGTGCACGTACATGCTGCCGGACTACCACCAGCTGGAATTCGACTTGCGCGTGTACCTGACCTGGCGCGAATTGCCGTCGACCGACAACACCACTTCGCAGGAATCATGA